A window of Phaseolus vulgaris cultivar G19833 chromosome 4, P. vulgaris v2.0, whole genome shotgun sequence genomic DNA:
GTGTCTTACTGGATCAGCATCTTGAACACAAATTGAGTCCTAACAATGATTATGGAACTATTGCTAATTATCAAAGCTTAAAGTGGATGACAAAACAAGTATTTGCCCAAGTTTCTAAGTTCTGCATGGGAAACTCCACCCATAAAAGATTACCTTAGCTTAAGCAATCCCCACAAGGTAAGAAGACAATCATTACAGGTTGAAGCAAATTGAGTCATGGGGCCAATTTCCTGTTCCCCAGTTAATAATTTAGCATGCAATCTgaggtttttaaaaaataccatTAGTAGTACTTACCAAATATAGTATCTTTGGGCAAGAGTTCCCCATTTTTCTATTACAACCATTAACACAATCACATGAGAAAAGCTTATAGAAAGATTCTGCTTCAAAGAATTTAACCATTTCAAGTTCCAATATTCTGGTATTACCAGCATGGCTCTTCAACCTAGGAAGAAAACTGATTGATACAAAATGTAAAGCCAGGTCAAATTCTACAAGTAAATGGACCACAAACACAACAAAAGAATAACTTCtgtagtaaaaaaatatatgttgttATTTCATTTCCAAAATTAAGATTGCAAACTACAAAGATGGCCTTAGTCCTCACAACAACAAGAACATAGGCCATAATATACCAAAAGACGAACATCACTCAAGGAATGCCTATAAGTCAGCATGAAAAAATGCCTGAAGTATGTGAATGTAATGTACACAGATCAAACACTAGTGATCCACAGTGGTAtcaaaaaaaagaaaactgaAAGAGGAAGTGAACTCAAATGGTGAGAGCTTAACTTTCCCCTCCTAAATCCCTATACATTTTTTTGTCACAGGTAAACTGCCACTGCCAGTATACTAGTTTGTGTAATGAAATTGTGTTATCTGATATTAGAACAAAAACTTACCTGCCTTTTCTCCTAGATTTGAAAGGGTAGCGAGAAGGGGTTGAAGGAGAGTATTCAACAGGCAATTGGGGTGGTTCCAACTCCCCACTAAGCATCCCCACAACCTCCTTCAATGAAGGACGACGAGCAGGTGACTTCAGCAGACAAAGCAAAGCCACCTTGATGCAGAGAAGAGCCTGCTCCTTATCCAACAACTGCAAAGACTCATCAACCAGCTCAAAAAGCTTCCCATTTCGTGCACAATGGCGTGCCCAGGAAAGTAGATTCGCTCTCTGAAACTCAGACAAGGGCGAACCACTCACTTGAAGTGGGCGCCGCCCAGAAATTATCACAAGCAACAACACCCCAAAGCTATACACATCACACTTCTCAGTCACATCCCCACCATAGCCACACTCAGGAGCAACATAACACACAGTTCCCCTCATACTAGGAGTACTGCTAACACCACCACTCTTTGGAATCTCCCCACTAGCAGAATCAAAGCTATTATTCCTCCTTCCTCTCCATAACTCACCACTCAAACCATCCATCCACCAATCCATGTTCCCACGGTTGTTCCTACTCCTACTCTTGCCCTTCCTCTTATCCAATCCATCATCACTCACCCACCAATCATCACCATTCTCAATATCATCACTCTTTTCACCCCCacccttcctcttcttcttcttcttcttcttcttattcttattcttattttcattttcctCGAAACACTCATCTTTCCACCACTCCCTCACGGTCCTTCTCTTCCCCTTCACAACCCCATCAAACTTCTCCTCTTCCATTGACTCCCACCATTCCAGTTCCTTCCcccttctcttcttcttcttcttcttcttagcctCTTCCTTCCCCATCTCCACATCCCCATACTCAATTCCACCCTTCACCCTTTCCTTATTCACATCCCTCCCAATCCACTCCATCACATAATCCCTAACCTTCTTACTCTCCCCACTCCCAACATCATTCTCATGCTTCCACCACCAATCCCTCACCG
This region includes:
- the LOC137837711 gene encoding receptor-like serine/threonine-protein kinase At4g25390, with the protein product MPSRQLSTSTDTPPRHHHHHHFFIPLITATVSTFTLLLFLLFLLCHRILTRKRATRSPPPPSSSSPPHRLSFSVLRRATNSFSSRLGHGGFGPVFAGALAGVPVAVKLMDSTSSQQGEREFHNELFFASKLLSRHVITATHFSSDPKRRRFLLVYELMQNGNLQDALLHRKCPELANWNTRFSIILNIAKGIHFLHSCDPPVIHGDIKPSNVLLDRDFSPRIGDFGLARLSSEPPRFEIDVLECGSVNNDEEKKKMKEEEVDDCGSVASTHSVFMEEGSLGVEQSPSPETAVMMAMTSPETGLAVAAASPGFEKEDAKKMNGKGLKSNSVRDWWWKHENDVGSGESKKVRDYVMEWIGRDVNKERVKGGIEYGDVEMGKEEAKKKKKKKRRGKELEWWESMEEEKFDGVVKGKRRTVREWWKDECFEENENKNKNKKKKKKKKRKGGGEKSDDIENGDDWWVSDDGLDKRKGKSRSRNNRGNMDWWMDGLSGELWRGRRNNSFDSASGEIPKSGGVSSTPSMRGTVCYVAPECGYGGDVTEKCDVYSFGVLLLVIISGRRPLQVSGSPLSEFQRANLLSWARHCARNGKLFELVDESLQLLDKEQALLCIKVALLCLLKSPARRPSLKEVVGMLSGELEPPQLPVEYSPSTPSRYPFKSRRKGSFLPRLKSHAGNTRILELEMVKFFEAESFYKLFSCDCVNGCNRKMGNSCPKILYLVSTTNGIF